In Triticum aestivum cultivar Chinese Spring chromosome 5B, IWGSC CS RefSeq v2.1, whole genome shotgun sequence, the following proteins share a genomic window:
- the LOC123111203 gene encoding heavy metal-associated isoprenylated plant protein 33: MSKEEVLKIQTCVLKVNIHCDGCQKKVKKILHKIEGVYQSTIDPEQGKVTVSGMVDPDTIIKKLTKAGKPAELWGSKAGMANQFQKLRLDGGGKGQAKDAGGKGQSKDAGGAKGQKGGGGGGGGASKDAKMMMPQPTAQQLQQLQQQMQMKGMKLPQFMDGKMPFAAAAPIKDPKPVKFSLPPEDEFGDDGSEFDDEFDDFDDEDDFDDDGLDDDYFDDPKMMMKPMAMPPNAGGGDKKGGNNGGKKEIPVQIKGNPNNGGGGGGGKKDAGGKQNQGGGGGNGNGGGKNGGGGQANNAKGGGGGGAPGGGGQAGQPGKKGGGGGPGLGVGGPMGGIGMPPQQQAMMRPNMMGAAGFPGMGPMGGPMGHHPHMGGAQGGGGTAHGMPAGGMPPPGFYQGGAGGGGGGGMPSGPAEMMQAAGNPMAQQQYMAMMQHQQQMMMQQQQQQQQHQAMMNGHAHAHPHHGGGGAPAGYPAMPMGYGYGRPPMPYPMAYPMPMQPHPHADPYNYFSDENPNSCSVM; encoded by the exons ATGAGTAAGGAGGAGGTCCTCAAGATACAG ACTTGCGTGCTCAAAGTGAACATCCACTGTGATGGCTgccagaagaaggtcaagaagatcCTGCACAAGATTGAAG GGGTGTACCAATCCACCATAGACCCGGAGCAGGGGAAGGTGACGGTGTCTGGCATGGTGGATCCGGACACCATCATCAAGAAGCTGACCAAGGCTGGCAAGCCAGCCGAACTCTGGGGGTCCAAGGCTGGCATGGCTAACCAGTTTCAGAAGCTCCGACTTGACGGTGGTGGCAAGGGCCAGGCCAAGGACGCCGGTGGCAAGGGCCAGTCCAAGGACGCCGGCGGTGCCAAGGGCCAgaaaggtggcggcggcggcggcggaggtgctaGCAAGGACGCAAAGATGATGATGCCGCAGCCGACGGCGCAGCAGCTTCAGCAGCTGCAACAGCAGATGCAGATGAAGGGAATGAAGCTGCCGCAGTTCATGGACGGGAAGATGCCGTTCGCGGCGGCCGCGCCGATCAAGGACCCCAAGCCCGTCAAGTTCAGCCTCCCACCAGAGGATGAGTTCGGGGACGACGGCAGCGAGTTCGACGACGAGTTCGACGACTTCGACGACGAGGATGATTTCGACGATGACGGCCTCGACGACGATTACTTCGACGACCCCAAGATGATGATGAAGCCGATGGCCATGCCACCGAACGCCGGTGGAGGAGACAAGAAGGGCGGCAACAATGGTGGCAAGAAGGAGATCCCCGTGCAGATCAAGGGGAACCCCAAcaacggcggtggcggtggcggtggcaagAAAGACGCAGGTGGCAAGCAGAACCAAGGTGGCGGGGGCGGTAACGGCAACGGCGGTGGCAAGAATGGAGGCGGTGGCCAGGCGAACAAcgccaaaggaggaggaggaggaggcgccccgGGCGGCGGGGGCCAGGCGGGCCAACCTGGGAagaagggcggcggcggtggccccgGCCTCGGTGTCGGTGGACCGATGGGCGGCATCGGCATGCCGCCGCAGCAGCAGGCCATGATGAGGCCTAACATGATGGGCGCTGCCGGCTTTCCTGGTATGGGCCCGATGGGAGGGCCCATGGGCCACCACCCCCACATGGGAGGCGCGCAGGGCGGTGGCGGAACCGCTCATGGCATGCCGGCCGGTGGCATGCCTCCACCTGGGTTCTACCAGGGTGGcgcgggcggtggcggtggcggcggcatgcCGTCCGGCCCCGCCGAGATGATGCAGGCTGCCGGGAACCCCATGGCGCAGCAGCAGTACATGGCCatgatgcagcaccagcaacaaatgatgatgcagcagcagcagcagcagcaacaacatcaGGCGATGATGAACGGGCACGCCCACGCCCATCCCCAccacggcggtggcggcgctccggcgggGTACCCGGCGATGCCGATGGGGTACGGGTACGGGAGGCCGCCTATGCCGTACCCAATGGCGTACCCGATGCCGATGCAGCCGCACCCGCACGCGGACCCTTACAACTACTTCAGCGACGAGAACCCCAACAGCTGCTCGGTGATGTGA